A region of the Chloroflexota bacterium genome:
CCACGCCCGCCCCGGCGAACCATTGCCGTTTACCACTCACTGGCAGGCCTCATCTCCAATAACCAATAACCAATTACTAATTACTAAGCTAAACGGCGTTGAGCTTGAGTCGGCTTCCCCGGCGCACAACACCCACCCCACCAGCCAATGGCGGCCCGGCGAGATCGTTATTGATCGCCACGCCCCCCGACTCCCGCGCGACCTTCCGCCCGGCGTTTACAATGTCACCCTCAACGACTTTCTTATCGGCACAGTCAGCGTCGAAGCCATTGAGCGCCAGTTCAACCGGCCCACGCCGTTAGTTTCCATCACCGCCGGCTTTGGCGATCAATTCGAGCTTGTGGGCTACGACCTGACCGACTCGGCCATCACGTTATACTGGCAGGCTCTCAAGGAAACCGAAGTTGATTACACCGGGTTTGTTCACGTGCTCGACGCTAGCGGCCAGATCGTCGCCCAGCGCGACGCGCAACCGCAAAGCGGCGGCTACTCCACCTCGTTGTGGGTTGCGGGCGAGTACGTGGCTGATAGAATCGAGATACCAACAACGGGCGCTTCAATTGAAATTGGCTGGTACGTGGCCGAGACCGGGGAGCGGCTGAAGACTGACAAAGGCGACTCGTTGCGCTTGCCATGAGACAACGCCTTTCAGTTAGCCGGGGCCAGCACGTGGGCGTGCTGGCTCCTCGCGTTATCTGGAAGGTATTGTGTCATGAGCCTACAACTCAACTCAGGAGGAGAGAAGATGAACAAAACGTTGAAATGGATCGGCGGCATTCTGGGCGGGCTGGCTGGCTTGCTGTTGATTGCGATTTTGATTCTGGGGCTGCTGCCCATTCCAGAAGATGTGCCGCCCAAGCCCCTGCCCGGCCACACCGGGGCGCCGGACGGCGTGATCACAACCGCGCCCGTCGAAAGCAACCGAACCCTCACCGTCAATTCGGGCGAGTCAATTCAGGCGGCGATTGACCAGGCCAAACCGGGCGACGTGGTGGAAGTTCAGCCGGGCATCTATCACGAAGCGCTCACGGTGAGCATTCACAACCTCACCCTGCGCGGCGTGGCCGGCGCAAACGGCCAGTGGCCGATTCTGGATGGCGAGAGCAAATTCGACAACGGCGTTTTTGTCACCGCCAGTTTCTTCACCCTCGAGCAATTCCAAATTCGCAACTATCTTGAGAACGGGGCCATCAATCAGGGCGGCTACGGGCCTGTGTACCGCGATCTCATCATTGACAACCCGGGTGAGTACGCCGTGTTCCCCATCGCCAGCACCAACGTCCTCATCGAGCGGGTGAAGGCCAGCGGCGCCACCGACTCGGCGCTCTACGTCGGCCAGTCGCGGGACATCGTCGTGCGTGACAGCGAAGCCTTCAACAACGTGACCGGGATCGAAATTGAGAACTCGGTGAACGCGCTGGTGGAGAACAACTACGTCCACGACAACACCGGCGGCATCCTGGTCTTTCTGCTTCCAAACCTGAACGCCAAAGACGGGCACGACACCGTGTTGAAGAACAACCGCGTCGAGAACAACAACACGCCCAACTTTGCCACAAACGGCGTGGTGCAGAAAGTTCCGGCGGGCACGGGCATTCTCATCATGGCCGCCGATGGCACTGAAGTGACGGGCAACACCATCACCGGCAACAACTCAGCTGGCATCGGCGTGGTAGCTTCCAACATCATCTTTGACGATGTCAGCGGCTTTGATATTCCACTTGTGCCGGAGCAAACCTGGGTTCACGACAACACCTACAGCAACAATGGCACTCAGCCCGCGCCTCTTCTGGCTGACCTCGGTCTTCCGGGCGTGGATGTGTTGTGGGACGCCAGTGGCTGGGACAACCGCTTTGACGACGGCGGCGTCAAAACCTTCCCGATCCTGCCCTCCTCAGCCTGGCCAGAGGTGGCGAAGAAGGCGCTGTGGCAAGTGTTGCAGAAGTTGAAGTAGGGCGACGTAACGTCGCCCTTAGAGCGGTTTCCAGGTTGGTTTACGGGATCGTCCGTCAAGACTTCCGAAGTCTTGAAGACTTCGGAAGTCTGGAACCCGTAAATCAACTCGGAATTTGCTCTAGAATGACAAACTGCGGAGTTATTCTTTTACAAGCCCTTACGGCGTCGCCGTCGGTGGGAGGGTGCTGGCGGTTTTGGTGGCGGCGATGGCAGTGCGGGCGTAATCGGTGGCCAGCACCGGACGGAGGGTGTTGGTCGGCGTGCGCGTGGGCGTAATAGACGGCGTGAAGGTTGGCGTGCGAGTCGCAGTGGCGGTGTAAGTTGACGACGGAGTAAAAGTCGAAGTTCGAGTGAAGGTCGGCGTGGGCGTAAAAGTGGATGTCCGCGTCAAGGTTGGCGTGCGTGTGGATGTATTAGTGCGAGTCGGGGTGGCCGTGGCGGTGTTGGTTGCCGTTGCGGTTGAAGTGGCGGTGAAGGTGTTGGTGATGGTGAAGGTCGCCGACGGCGTCGGGGTGCGAGTCGGCGGCGACCCCGTGATCACAAAGTCCGCAAATTGTTTGAGCGAGTCGCCAATGTAGATCGCCACCCGGTAATTCCCGGCTTCGTATAAACAAATCTCAAGCGGGCACGGCGAGGCGCCATAGCCGCCGGTTCCGCCCTCCCAGGCCGCCGTGTCAATGTAAAGCGGCTGTCCATCCTTGAACCAGATCGTCGAAACCTGCATGCCGTTGCTCATGTTGTTGTAGGTGAAGATGGCGAACAGCGTAGTGAGGTTGCCCGCCTCAAAGTTGAGCGATGCGCCGGTGGGCACGAAATTGCTATTGTAGCCGATGGCAATGGTGATGGGGCCGATGGCGGCGTTGGGATCAGGGGTCACCGTCGCGTTTAAGATGGGCGTGATCTGCGCCGCCGGGTAGCCGGGCGTGGGCGTGTCGGTGGGCGGCAAAGTGGGCGAGGGTGTGAGGGTGTTGGTGGGCGGCAGGGTGAGAGACGGAGTCAGGGTGATGGTGGGCGAGAGGGTGACTGTGGGCGTGATGGTGGTCGTCGGGCTGACAGTGGGTGTGGTCGTCGGCGGAATGATCAACTCAATCGTCGGCTTGCCGGCCGTGATCACCACCAGCCCGAGCAGAAAAAAGAAAACGCCAAAGCCCAAATATCGCCAGCCGCGCTCAGTGGCCTGCCGGCGGAGCATGAAGAACGGCAGGCGGCGCGACTCGGAGAAGTTGGCTAACCCGGCCAACAGGCTGATGACCAGTCCGACGGCCAGGGATGCCGTCAACCACAAGAGGTACGTTTCGGTTGCTTGCTTAAACATCGAAAAAGCGGTATTGATTGAGCTTGAAGGCATTATAGCATTGCGAGCGGGGCGCATTTCGCGAGCGCCGGAGCTAAGCCTGCCTCGCCTTTTTGTGCTACAATCGCCCCAACGTTGGTAACCCGGAGATGTAAGCCATGATAGAAGTGACCGTTGACAGCATCCGCGTGAGCTTGATGTCCACTCATCGTGTCGTGATTCTCAAAGATACAGAGAATGAGCGCTACCTGCCGATCTGGATCGGCCCCTGTGAGGCCGATGCGATTACGGTTGAATTGCAAGATGTGGAAGTAGCCCGGCCTCTCACTCACGACATCCTCAAAAACGTCATCAACGAACTGGGCGGCAAAGTGGTGCGGGTGGAAATCAGCGACCTGCGCAACGACATTTTCTACGCCACCCTCATCATTGACACCAAAGGCAAGACGGTTGAAATTGACTCGCGCTCGTCGGATGCCCTGGCCCTGGCCGTGCGCGCCCGGGTGCCTATCTTTGTCCACGATGCGGTCATGAGCAAGGCCGCCATCGTGCCCGAGTCGGAAGTGGAGGCCGAGGCCGGCGAGGCGGCGGCCCCCGCCGCCGAAGGCAGTGAGCGCCTCT
Encoded here:
- a CDS encoding right-handed parallel beta-helix repeat-containing protein, encoding MNKTLKWIGGILGGLAGLLLIAILILGLLPIPEDVPPKPLPGHTGAPDGVITTAPVESNRTLTVNSGESIQAAIDQAKPGDVVEVQPGIYHEALTVSIHNLTLRGVAGANGQWPILDGESKFDNGVFVTASFFTLEQFQIRNYLENGAINQGGYGPVYRDLIIDNPGEYAVFPIASTNVLIERVKASGATDSALYVGQSRDIVVRDSEAFNNVTGIEIENSVNALVENNYVHDNTGGILVFLLPNLNAKDGHDTVLKNNRVENNNTPNFATNGVVQKVPAGTGILIMAADGTEVTGNTITGNNSAGIGVVASNIIFDDVSGFDIPLVPEQTWVHDNTYSNNGTQPAPLLADLGLPGVDVLWDASGWDNRFDDGGVKTFPILPSSAWPEVAKKALWQVLQKLK
- a CDS encoding bifunctional nuclease family protein yields the protein MIEVTVDSIRVSLMSTHRVVILKDTENERYLPIWIGPCEADAITVELQDVEVARPLTHDILKNVINELGGKVVRVEISDLRNDIFYATLIIDTKGKTVEIDSRSSDALALAVRARVPIFVHDAVMSKAAIVPESEVEAEAGEAAAPAAEGSERLSAFSDFVDSLDFEDLDKDKKDDDDE